The Variovorax sp. S12S4 genome includes the window ACGTGCCGCCCGCGCTGGCCGCCCGCTTTACCGAAGAGGCGCGCCATGTGCCCGACACCGACTGGCACCTCGAGCGGCTCTACGACTTTGCCGACGAACTCGGCGCCTCGGTGCTCGTTGCCACGCATTCGCGCTACGTGATCGACCTGAACCGTCCGCCGGATGGCGCGAGCCTGTACCCGGGCCAGAGCGTCACTGGCCTGTGCCCGGTCGACACCTTCGACGACACGCCCCTCTACGCGTCCAGCGACGATCTACCGGACGACGAGGAAGTCGCCGCGCGGCGCGAGGCAATCTGGCGCCCATACCACCAGCAGCTGCAAGCCGAGCTCGACCGCCTGAAGGCGGCGCACGGCACCATCGCACTGTGGGACGCCCACTCGATCCGCTCGGTGCTGCCGCGCTTCTTCGAAGGCAAGCTGCCCGACCTGAACCTGGGCACCGGCAACGGCACCAGCTGCGACCCGGCGCTCGCAGCCACGCTGCTTGGCATCGCCGAATCGGCCCCCGGCTATTCCGGCGTGCTCAACGGCCGCTTCAAGGGCGGCCACATCACGCGCCAGTACGGCAACCCCGCGGCGGGCGTGCATGCGGTGCAACTGGAAATGACGCAGTCGAGCTACATGCAGGAGAAGCTGCCCTTCGACTGCCTGCCCGAGGTGGCCGCCGGCGTGCAGCCGCATGTGCGGCGGATGATCGAGGCGGTGCTGGCTTTCGTCGAAAGTCGCTAAAGCACTGACGGCCGCCAGGGGCGGCTCTGCTTCCTACAATCAGGGGCTATGAAGCCCCTTGTCTACACCCGCGGCCAGGCACTCGCCGGCATCCTCGAAAAGCGCATCGCCATCCTCGACGGCGCCATGGGCACGATGATCCAGCGCTTCAAGCTCACCGAAGAGCAGTACCGCGGTGAGCGCTTCAAGGACTTCGAGCGCGACGTGAAGGGCAACAATGAGCTGCTCTCGCTGACGCGGCCCGACGTGATCCGCGACATTCACGAGGGCTACCTTGCGGCGGGCGCCGACCTCATCGAGACCAACACCTTCGGCGCGACCACCATCGCGCAGGAGGACTACAAGATGGCGCACCTGGCGCGCGAAATGAACCTCGAGTCGGCCAAGCTCGCGCGCGCGGCCTGCGACAAGTTCAGCACGCCCGACAAGCCCCGCTTCGTGGCCGGCGCCCTGGGCCCGACGCCCAAGACCGCGAGCATCAGCCCCGACGTGAACGACCCGGGTGCGCGCAATGTCGACTTCGAGCAGCTGCGCGCGGCCTACTACGAGCAGACCGAGGCGCTGGTCGAGGGCGGCGCCGACGTGATCCTGGTCGAGACGATTTTCGACACGCTCAACGCCAAGGCCGCGCTGTTCGCGGTGGACGAGTACTTCGACAACAGCGGCCAACGCCTGCCGCTCATCATCAGCGGTACCGTGACCGACGCCTCGGGCCGCATCCTCAGCGGGCAGACCGTGACCGCCTTCTGGCACAGCGTGCGCCATGCGCAGCCGCTGGCCGTGGGGCTGAACTGCGCGCTGGGTGCGGCGCTGATGCGCCCCTACATCCAGGAACTCGCCAAGGTGGCGGGCGACACCTTCATCAGCTGCTACCCGAACGCGGGCCTGCCCAACCCGATGAGCGAAACCGGCTTCGACGAGACGCCGGACGTCACCTCGCGGCTGCTGCACGAGTTTGCGGCCGAAGGGCTGGTGAACATCGTCGGCGGCTGCTGCGGCACCACGCCGGACCACATTGCGGCCATCGGCCAGGCCGTGGCGCCGGTGCCCGGAAGGCTGTTGAACAACAGCGCCGGCTTCTACCGCGAAGCGGCCTGACCAGGCGCCCGGGGCTTCGCGCCCCCGGCTGATTGACGGCATCCGGGCCGCCGCCTAGGCTGGCGGCGCAAAGGAAGCCTATTCATGAACAACAAACTCTCCATGCGCTGGGTCGGCATCGGCGCGCTTGCCTTGGCGCTGCCCCTGGTGGCCACGGCGCAGCAGGCCTTCACGCGCGGCACCGTCAACATGCGCGCGGGCCCCTCGGGCGACTACCCGCTGGTGGCGCGCCTCGCGCCGGGCCAGCCGCTCGACGTGATCGGCTGTACCGGCGGCTACAGCTGGTGCGACGTGGTGCTGCCCGACGGCGGGCGCGGCTGGGTCTGGGCCCGCAGCCTCGACTACGCCTACCAGGAGCAGCGTGTGCCGCTCTCGACCTACGCGGCGGTGATCGGCGTGCCGGTCGTGACCTTCGTGATCGGCAACTACTGGTCCAACTACTACCGCGACCGGCCCTGGTACGGCGAGCGGCGCTGGTGGGGCAGCCGGCCGCCGCCTCCGCCGGCGCCCGGCTGGCGTCCGCCGCCGCCCGTGCGGCCGGCCTGGCAACCAAAGCCGTGGCCGGGCCCGGGCTTCAAGCCCGCGCCGGGGCCGGGCGTTCGCCCACAGCATGCACAGGGCCACCGGCCACCGCAGCCCCGGCCGGACTTCCGCCCACCGTCGGACCCCGGCTTCAAGCCGCCGCGGCCGCAGCCGGCCTTCCGACCCGGACCGCCGCCCGGCCAACCGCAAATGCATCCGGGCGGAGGCGGAGGCGGTGGCCGGCATGGCCGTGGTGACGGGGGCGGTGGTGGCGGAGGGGGCGGTCGCCACGGAGGCGGAGGCGACGGCGGCGGCAAGGGTGGAGGCCACGGCGGAGGCGGTGGCAAGGGCGGCGGACACGGCCGGCCACCGCGACTAGCTAGCCCGCGGGCGCAAACCGCGGCGGCTTGCCCGACACCTCTAGGTTGGCCGGTGCGTCGCCGGCGCCCTTCTCCTCAACTCAGTCGTCAAGCAGTCCAAGTTGCCGCGCTCGCGCGCTGACGGCCATTGCGAAAGCGGCGCTGTACCCATAAAGACCGATTGAGAAAACACGGGCCACAACGCGTCCATTGGCTTTGGTGGTCGCTTTCCAATAAGGGCCTCCGGACGACCCTTTCCACAGAACAGCTCCACTCACTCCGCTTGTGTTGTTCGGGTGCACGACCTTCGTGCAGCTTCGCTTGCTGAAGGGCGCATGTTCGGCAACTACCGCATCGCGCCACGCCATTGCCGCCTTGGCTGTTCCACCATCCGACGTGTCTCTGAACTTCTTCTGAAAGATTTGTTGGCCGCGTCTGAGCTGGACCGCCCATCCGTTGCGGCTCTCCAGTCTGTAAATGCTGTCTCTCACTATCCGTTTCGCAGCTATGAATCTTTCTCGTTTGGCCTCTCAAGGTGTCGATGGGACGTGCTCATGGGGGTAGCCGGCTCACCGGTTGTGTAGGAACTGCGGCGCCGCGAGACTCGTCGATAAAGCGTTCGACCGCTCGCCAGTGCGCAAGCAGATCGGGGAGCCGCCTGTGCGGCATGTGCTCACCATCGAGTGGAGCCGATACTGCATGTTCTCCAATTCGCGCCGGCCTTTGGCTGCGTATCGGTAGAGGCCTTCGAACCCCAATCTGAGAATGACCAGCATCAGTTCCAGCAGGTCAAGGTGGGCGTGCGGCTTGTTGACGAGCCATCCGACGAGCCGAAACACCTTGGCGCCTCCGTTGCTGTCGCCGTGAAAGTGAACGGCCAACGAGCGCGTCGCTTCCGGATGGGTCTCGACATCGTCCGCGTTGGAGCCGACCACCCGTGCGTCAGCGGCGGCGGCATCAAGCGCGGTGCACAGCGAATAGCTGGCGCCCAGAATCACCTCGTAGCGAATCCCAGCGTCGTTGCAGACGGATTGGAACAACGCGACTTCTTCCTTCAACCGAAGGTAAACCGCATCGGCTTGGGCAACGTCCAGTCGGGCGGCCATGCCGGCAAGAGCTGTGAGCAAAGGGCGTGCAGCGTCGAACAAGGGGGACGCGGCAGTCCGCATGGCCTCGAGCCGGTCGGGCTGCGGTGACAGGCGCGCGAGTTCCTGCGGCCCTTGCAGAATGGGCTCGGGTGGAACTGGCGGCCGGGCCGCCTCCGCCAGTTCGTGCTCGGCACGCTCGACCTGATCCTCGGCCGCAATCTTGACTTCTTCGAGAAGGGGCATGAAAGCAGCCCTTTTATTTGTGCAGGTTCATCTGGCCGTCCACCGCAGCGGCTCTTCCGGCCCCAGGCCACTCTCGCGCCGCTTCTGCCCGCAGTCGCTGTTCCACTCGTCGGGGAACATGGGCCACGAACATAGCCGCTCGGCCAAACAGTGCAGCGGCGCCCACACCGCGTTGAGCATGAAGTTGAAGCTGGTCTGGATGGACGCCCCGCCTTCGCCGGCCCGCCCGCCCAGGCGGTCGAGCACGCGGGATGGCCCAAGCACGGTTTCCTCGACGTGCTGGCCCACCGAATGAAAGCCCTTGCGCAGCCACTCGTACTCCGTGGGTTCCGGCACCGCATCCATGCCTTCTTCCATGAAGGTGCGGATGTACTGCCAGAGGTTTTCTCCGGCCAGCTTGGGGCCGACCCACAGGACTTCTTCGCCCTTGCGCTCTTTGTCGGCAGCATCCAAGGGTGGCCAGTACAGGACCAGGCCGCAGATGCCGAATTGGCCGCCGCGGTTGTCCTGGCGGGCCTGGCGCGCCACCGGGTCGCGCAGGTCGTCGTGAGTCATTTCGCGCGGGGCGCACCAGTTCACATGGGCTTGTACGCGGTCCCAGTCCAGCACCACGTTGCCTCCGTAGCGTGCGGGGCGCAGCACGTAGACCTTGCGGGTGGTTCGGTTGAAGCGGTAGCGGGCGCGGAGAAGGGTGAAGAAGTTGGGGGCGTATTGGAGGGGCCAGAGCATGTAGTTGGGCCAGAGGGCCCACGCCGGAAGAATCCAGATCACATACGAGATCCATTCATCCCTGCCAGCCCCATTTGAGATAAATATCGCCGCACAAACGGAAAATAGCAAAAGTCCTAAGAACAATCCCGTCAACATCACCATCAATGACCTGTCCTCCTCCCCCATGTTGGACAGCTCGATGAAATGCTCATTGTGATCAAACAGCGTGCGCATCCAGCCCAGCCCGGGCTGCGCGTCCCCGTTCTTCTCCTTCTTCGGCTTGTCTTTGGGTGACTGGAGTTTCGTGTAGTGGTTGATGTCCGCGATCAACTCAACTGCTTCACGCTGCCCGTGCTTCTTGCGATGAACGAGGAAACCAGATTCGCAATTGAACATGCCGGCCCTTTACTCGATTTCCGCCAATGCATCGGCCAGCTTGCTCATCGCCTCTTCTCGGCGGTAAAGCTTCATCTGGCCGTCCACCGCAGCGGCTCTTCCGGCCCCAGCCCACTCTCGCGCCGCTTCTGCCCGCAGTCGCTGTTCCACTCGTCGGGGAACATGGGCCACGAACATAGCCGCTCGGCCAAACAGTGCAGCGGCGCCCACACCGCGTTGAGCATGAAGTTGAAGCTGGTCTGGATGGACGCCCCGCCTTCGCCGGCCCGCCCGCCCAGGCGGTCGAGCACGCGGGATGGCCCAAGCACGGTTTCCTCGACGTGCTGGCCCACCGAATGAAAGCCCTTGCGCAGCCACTCGTACTCCGTGGGTTCGGGCACCGCATCCATGCCTTCTTCCATGAAGGTCCGGATGTACTGCCAGAGGTTTTCTCCGGCCAGCTTAGGGCCGACCCACAGGACTTCTTCGCCTGCGCGCTCCTTGTCGGCAGGATCGAGAGGCGGCCAGTACAGAACGAGGCCGCAGATGCCGAACTGGCCGCCGCGGTTGTCCTGGCGGGCCTGGCGCGCCACTGGGTCGCGCAGGTCGTCGTGCGTCATCTCGCGCGGGGCGCACCAGTTCACATGGGCTTGTACGCGGTCCCAGTCCAGCACCACGTTGCCTCCGTAGCGGGCCGGGCGCAGCACGTAGACCTTGCGGGTGGTCCGGTTGAAGCGGTAGCGGGCGCGTAGCGAGGTGAAGTAGGTAGGGGCGAATGTTTGCGGCCAGAGAAAGTAGAGGAGCACCGCAAATCCAAGAACACTTCCTCCCCCTACAACGATTCCAAAGTACCAATCTGACGAGAACAATTTCGTGCCTGCCAACACCACTCCCATAAAAGGTGCGGTCCATCCCAGAGCAATCGCGAGCATCACTGTCACCAAGAACATTAATGACCTGTCCTCCTCCCCCATGTTGGACAGCTCGATGAAATGCTCATTGTGATCAAACAGCGTGCGCATCCAGCCCAGCCCGGGCTGCGCGTCCCCGTTCTTCTCCTTCTTCGGCTTGTCTTTGGGTGACTGGAGTTTCGTGTAGTGGTTGATGTCCGCGATCAACTCAACTGCTTCACGCTGCCCGTGCTTCTTGCGATGAACGAGGAAACCAGATTCGCAATTGAACATGCCGGCCCTTTACTCGATTTCCGCCAATGCATCGGCCAGCTTGCTCATCGCCTCTTCTCGGCGGTAAAGCTTCATCTGGCCGTCCACCGCAGCGGCTCTTCCGGCCCCAGCCCACTCTCGCGCCGCTTCTGGCCGCAGTCGCTGTTCCATTCTTCGGGGAAGGTGGGCCACGAGCAAAGACGTTCGGCCAAACAGTGCAGCGGCGCCCACACCGCGTTGAGCATGAAGTTGAAGCTGGTCTGGATGGACGTCTCGCCTTCGCCGGCACGCCCGCCCAGGCGATCGAGCACGCGGGACGGACCGAGCACGGTTTCCTCGATGTGCTGGCCCACCGTATGAAAGCCCTTGCGCAGCCACTCGTACTCCGTGGGTTCCGGCACCGCATCCATGCCTTCTTCCATGAAGGTGCGGATGTACTGCCAGAGGTTTTCTCCGGCCAGTTTGGGGCCGACCCACAGGACTTCTTCGCCCTTGCGCTCTTTGTCGGCAGCATCCAAGGGTGGCCAGTACAGGACCAGGCCGCAGATGCCGAATTGGCCGCCGCGGTTGTCCTGGCGGGCCTGGCGGGCCTGGCGCGCCACTGGGTCGCGCAGGTCGTCGTGCGTCATCTCGCGCGGGGCGCACCAGTTCACATGGGCTTGTACGCGGTCCCAGTCCAGCACCACATTGCCTCCGTAGCGGGCCGGGCGCAGCACGTAGACCTTTCGGGTGGTTCGGTTGAAGCGGTAGCGGGCGCGGAGAAGGGTGAAGAAGTTGGGGGCGTATTGGAGGGGCCAGAGCATGTAGTTGAGCCAGAGCACGACTGTTGTCATGCATGCTCCAAAGAACATGGATAGCTTCCACCATTTACTGAACACAGGCTCGTCGATCGTCATAAAGATCCAAAAGGAAATCGAGAACCCCAGTAGACCTAAGAACAATCCCGACAACATAACCATCAACGACCTGTCCTCCTCCCCCATGTTGGACAGTTCGATGAAATGCTCGTTGCGATCGAACAGTGTGCGCTGCCAGTCCAGTCCGGGCTGCGAGTCAGCGTTCTTTTTCTTCTTGTTCTTCTTTGGCTTGTCCTTGGGTGACTGAAGCTCCGTGTAGTGGTTGATGTCCGCAATCAACTCGACAGCTTCACGCTGCCCGTGCTTCTTGCGATGAGCGAGGAAACCAGATTCGCAATTGAACATACCGGCCTCTTACTCGATTTCCGCCAAGGCATTGGCCAGTTTGCTCATCGTCTCTTTTTCGCTCTTGTGAGGCATCTTCCCGCTGTTGGCCTGATGGAAAGGCTGGGCTTGCAGCCAGTTGGCCCAAGCATCGCCCTTGAGCTTGCCGATGGCGATGGTCAATGCGCCAGCGGCAATTGCCGTCACGAAGTTGAAGCGCACCAGCCAGAGTGGGGCTTCAAGATAACTGGCACCAACGATAGCGCCGAAGATGGTGGCACCGCCAGTCGCAGCGCGAGCCATATATGCTCGTGAAAGCCAGTTCTCTTGCTCTTTACTTGCGGTCACTGCATCCATCGCATCCCAAGCCACCCCCACGACAGCCCCCGCCACCACGAAGTGCGCCGCCCCCGCCTTCATCGCCAGCAACTCGGCCTGCGTCGCCTTCGTCATGCCCGCCTTGTGGGTCTTGTAGACCGCATCGGGCAACTGTTTGAACAGCGCCTTCTCGTACAAATCGGCTCGCCACTGCCGCATGCTGCCCACCAGCCCCGCCATCGTGCCCATCAGTTCGGTGGTGGTGCGCTCGTCGCGCCGGGTGTTGGCATTGGCCAGTGCCGGCAGGATGGCGAGGGCGTTCAAGCCCAGCAGCACGTTGGGCAGGCGCATGTCCTTGCCCGCCGTTTCGGCGATCTGGCTCTGGATGGCCTTTTCGATCCGGCGCTGCGTGTAGCGTGCCTGCTTGGCGGTCGCTTTCGTCAGTGCGTTGGCTTGCTGGTTCCGGGTGAAGGCCATGGCCTGCTGGCCCAGCCCACGGGCCAGCAGCATCAGTTGCGCCTTGGCGATGAAGCTTTCGGCGCGGGCGGCGGGCAGGGCCTTGAAGCGCGCCATTGCAGCAGCGCCGAGCACGGCGTGCGGGCTGTCGTAGACCACCTTGGCCAGTTCGCCGCCGGCCTGCAAGCGCTCCAGCCGCTTGAGGCCTGAATCGAGCACTTTGGGCAGGCCCTTGTTGATCTTGTCGCTCGCGCCGAGGGTCTTGCCAAGCTGGCCCAGCGCGGCCAGCACGGTGGCATAGGACTTTTGCTGGCGGGCATTTTCCTCGGCGTTGTGCACTTCAAGGCCGGCCGGCGGCAACGGGACGGTGAGCAATTCGAGCGCGGCATGCAGTTCTGTGCTGATTTCGGCGTTGTTCAGGCTCAGCATGCGCCACACGAGGTTCTTGCTGCCCGGCGTGAACGGGTCGAGCGCGGCGTACCACTGGCGGCCTTTGGGGGCACTGTCGATCTGCAGCAGGATGGCGCACAACTGCCCGGCACAGCGCGCACCGTCGCCCGAGTCGATGCCGGCCTTGTCGCTGTAGCGCCCCAGCGCCCTCTCGGTGAGGGCGTCGGCCTTGAGCCAGGCGTGCAGGTCGATGGCGAGCTTGTCCATCAACTCGTCGCGCTTGCCGAGTTCGGTCTTGTGCAGCGCGTCGAAGGCGGCGACGGCGCCCACGTCGCAATACCCGGCGATGCGCGCCAGCGCGTCTGCGCTGGCGGCCTGGCTGCCCAGGACTGAGCGGTCGCTTTCGCGGGCGCCGATGCGTGTGTCCAGCTCAGCCGCGCGGCGCCGGTTGAGCTCGGCGATCGAGACTTCTTCGTACGTGCCATCGGCGCGGCGCAGCTTGACGGGCTGATGGGAGTCCGAGCCGGGGTAGCTGCCCGAGAGCGCTTCCTTCGTGTCGCGCAGTCGGTCTGTGGCGTCGTCATAAGCCTCTACCGCCTTGTGGGCCAGTGCCAGGCGCATGGTGCGCACGCTTTCGCTGGCGGCCTGCTTCCACTGGTTGCTGATGCCTTTGTCGTCGGTTGCTTTGAGCCAATCCACATAGGGGGTGGCCGCCGTGAGATGGTGCAGGCTCAATTCCATGGCGATGCCCAGGGGTCGTCGCAGGCGACGACGGCGCCCTTGTTGGTTTTCAGGAACTCGACCATCTGGCGCAGGCGCGGGCCGTGGGCCTGGTCGTAGGGAAGCCCCCGCACGTGGGCCACGTAGGAGCCGGTGCTGATGGCGCCCGACAAGCCGGGGTTGTCGCTGCGGCTGACGGTTCCGTCGACGTCTCTGGATTCATCGTGCTGGCCAGCGAAGTGGCGGCCCTCGCGCACTTCGCTGTAGTCGCCCCAGCCGCGCTCCTGAGGGCTGCGACCCATGAGCCCGAAGACTTGTTCGGTGGCTGCTGTTTGAAGCGCGTTGTTGGGCAGTGCCTTGAACTCGAGCACCTTGGCGTCGAGCTGCTCGGGCTGCAGGGTGTCGTCCTGCGCGGTCGAACCCTTGACCCATGCGGAGACCTTGAAGGTCTGCATGTACTTGTCGGGCTCCTTGCCGATGACCGTTTTCAGGTGCTGGGGATCGACCGGGTCGGGATGAAACATGAAATGGAGCTTGGTGATGTTCTCCGCGTCCTTGATCCACACCAGGCTCCTGTTGGCGCCCCATTCGTTGGGCCGGCAAGCGGCTTCGCCGGTGGTCTGCTCCGGGTGGTTGATATCGATCTTGGTGAGGTAGCCATGCGGATGCACGACAAAGGCGAGCCATTCGGGCGTCCGGTACTCGGATTCCAGCCGCAGGTACAAATAGCCGGCGCGCAGCATGCGCAGGTTGTATCTGGCGGTTTTCAGGCTCACGCCACCGGGTTCGGCTTTGAGCGTGCCGCCGGGCTTGAGCGCATCGAGCGCGGCTTTGCCTTCGCTTGTCGCGCTGTAGGCAGCCGCATAGCGCGTGAAAAGAATGGGCAGCCCGGTTTGGGCGCATTGTTCGCAAGGAGTCGTGTGGGCCATGGCGCTCTCAAGTCCGGGTCTGGATGGCTTGTACAAAAAGGCTGGAGAAACGGGTGTCGGGCTGGCTGCGCAGCTGCGCCTCGATCCGATTCAAGGCTTGCGCCAGATGGGGGCGGCTCCAGTCCATCGCGCGGGGCGCGCCTTCCTTGGGCGCATGCATCCAGGTGACCCACACATAGTCTTCGAGGTTGACTCCTTTGAGCCCCAGCCGGGCGGCGTCCGCCAGCATCTGCAGCAGGCCGTCCGGATCGGGCTGGGCCTCGGGTGCGATGTGGTTGTCGGCATAGCTGCGCCAGATCGCATGCGCATCGGGCGAGAAGCCCGAGAGAAACCACTGCGGCTCGTCGAACAGGTCGCGCGGTGAGCCGCCTGTCGGTTCGCCATACGGCAGGGCGGGCACTCTGGCATGAAACCACTGGAGCGGTTCGTGCGACGCGCCGAACGGCCCCCAGGGCTGCAGGAGCGACCACCAGTGCGTGACCGGGCCCAGCCACCGGCTTTGCTGCAGCGGACTCAGGGCCGGCCAGACCCGCTGCATCACGCGCGGGTCCTGGTAGCGGAACAGCACGCTGTCCTCCTGGTGGGGCGGGCGCTGATCGCCGAGGCCGACCCAGTGGCGGGCGATGGCCTGGGCCGATGCGGGGCTGATGACGATGCCGCAGAAGTCCTGCCGGGTGGTGCGCTCGCCCACCTTTTGCGCGGCGGATTCCAGCGCCTGCGCGAGCCAGTCGCGCACGGCCCAGGCTTCGGCGCCGGATACGGGACCGAGCATCTCTTCGGGCAGTTCGAGCAGGAACGGGGCGTGTTCCTCGCGGTGCTCGAAATTGCGGTCGGGCACGGCGCAGCGGTCGCGCGCCCATTTCGGGAACTGCGCGGCGAGCTCCTGTGCCAATGGGTTGCCGTCCCAGCGGTTGAACAGCAGGTAGGCCCGCTGCGGGACGGGATCGGCTTTGGCTGCGCCGACGCCTTGGGCCGCAGGCATGGCCAGGGCGCTCCAGCCCTGAATCAACGCGTCGACCAATGTGCGGAACGCAGCGCCCTGTCCTTCGTTGTCCGCGTTGTCGTTCATGAACGCGCCACCGAGTTGGCGCCGTTGTCGGCCGCCTGCTCCTTGGAGGCGCAGGCGTCGCCGTTCAAGGGCTTGGTCGGGCGGGTGTCGGCGGGCGCGAAACTGTGGGTTGCCGCGTGGGTGATGTACTGGCCGGCGGTGCCCTTGGTGATCATGCCGGCGACATACTCTTCGTAGCTGCCACCGCCATTGATGGTCAGCCGTGTCTTGGCGATGATGTCGATGAAGTCGGCCGTCAGCTCGATCTTGTCCTTGGCCATCATCTTGATGGAGTTCTTCAGCGCCTTGATCTCGATGTCGGCCTGGGCGGCGATCATCTCCATGCCGTTTTGCATGGCGTAGACCTTGAAGGCCTCCAGCGCGACCGCGAGCAGGCTGCCGCCGCTGTTGATGCTGGTGTGCTTGGAGCTGGTGACTTGCGTGTGCTCGGTACTGGCAATGTGGGTCGAGCCGCCCGAGGTGAGGGCCATGCCGCTCGGGCTGGCGAGCACCAGATGCGGGTCGGCCAGTTCCGGAAACTGGCCGGCTTGCGGATCGCCGCCGCGGCCTTTGATGGTGTCGTTGAATTGCTTGAGGGAGTTGGCGACGGCATCCTGGTCGCCCCTGGCCTGCGCCTGGCTGGTGCGCGCGGCGTCGGACTGGCCTTCGACCAGATCGCGCGCGAGCGTGAGCCGCTGTATGGCATCGCCCAGGTCCTTGGCGTGTCCTGCGGCATCCATTCGGGCTTCGGTGGTGATCAACATGCCCTCGGCCGCACGCATCACGCCATGCCCATCGGTGCGCAGTTCGAAGCCCTGGCCCCTGGGGTCCTTGCGCCCCGCGTTGTCCTCGATGCGCGTGATGTGCCCCAGGCTCAACTGGCTGTGCTGGTGGTCGCTCTTGAGCTGCACCTGGATCTTCGCTTCGGTGTCGTCCAGCACCAGGTGGTTGCTGCGCCCCGCCGCGGAATTGCCGCCTTCCCTGGTCAGCTCCCGGCTCCTGAAGCCGCTCAGGGCCGACTGCCCCGGCAGCGCCCACGGCGGCAGATTGCTCTGGTTGTGCACCCGCCCCGTGCACACGGGCAGGTCGGGGTCGCCGCCGATGTAATCGACGATCACCTCCTGGCCGATACGCGGAACATGCACACCGCCCAGCTGGTTGCCCGCCCACGGACTGGAGACCCGGATCCAGCAGGTGCTGTGCTGGTTCTTCTGACCGATGCGGTCCCACGGGAACTGCACCTTGATGCGCCCGAACTCGTCGGTCCAGAGGTTCTGGCCCTCGGGACCGACCACCAGCGCAGTCTGGGGACCGTGCGTGAACGGCTTCACTTGCGTGAGCGCCGGGCGCAGCGGCTCGGCCATCGGATGGGCGGTGAAGTCGACCTCCACCTTCCAATGCTGCTTCCTGCCTGGAGCGGCATCGCGGATCTGGCTGTCCTGCGCGACGTCCTCGATCAGAAGCCGGGTGTCCAGGATCAGGTACTCGGCATTGGCGTTCTGGCGCGGATGCTTCAAGAGCCGAAAGGTGCAGCCCGGAACCATGCCGCGCAGGTTGCCGCTGGCCTGGGCGCGGCTGCCCGCGGTGCGCAGCGCCTGCATGCGCAAGAGCGCCAGTTGGCGCCCTTCGGCCTGCGGGTCGTTGGCCTCGGCGCTGCCGGCCTGGGGCTGGGCGTAGTGGCTGGCGGTGGCACCGGCATGCCACTGGTAGACCTCGGCATCGGCCTGGCCGGTGGGGCGCGGCTCGCTGCGGCCGATGGTGAGGTCGGCCCGCGGTCGGGTGTAGTCGTAGTCGCGGCTGGTGTACTGGCCGCTGGTCAGGCGGCTGGCAGGCACGAAACTGCTCAGGTATTCGGCATCGGTCTTCCACCCCGGCGCGTGGTACTCCACCTCCTGGTAGGCCGCGCTGTCGTTCTTCTTGTAGGCGCCCATGTTGTCGATGAGCACGAGGCGATGTTTATCGCCGCTGTGCTCGAAGAAGTAGCTGATGCCCCACTCCTGGGTGAGGCGGCTGAAGAACTCGAAGTCGCTCTCGTTGTACTGGGTCTGGTAGTCGCGGGTGGGGTAGAGCGCGCCCTCGGCACCGTCCAGGCCGATGAGGCGCTTGTCCACGGGGAAGGCGTAGTCGGCCAGCAGCGCATCCAGGATCTGCACCACGCTCTGGTTCTGGAAGATCTTGCAATCCGTCGTGAGGGTGGCCAGGTGCAGCCAGGGGCGCAGGGTGAGCTTGTACTGGACATGCCGGCCTTCCTCGCCCCAGAGGCAGGCATCGGTGATGAGGGCGTTGATCTGGCGCTCGCCGGCGCCGACGGCATCGATGGAGGCGCCGACGGCGCCGGGAAGAAATGAGCCCATGCCGTCCAGCTGGATGGTGCAGCTGATCTCGCGGCCGATGAAGCTGTCCAGGTCGAAATCGGCCGCGCCGCTGGCGCCCAGGTTAAGGTCGTCGGGGGTCTTGAGCAGGAGCTCGTATTCGAAGAGGGAATTGAGGCCTTCGCGGCCCGAGAGACGCACGGGTTCGAGCGCGGGGCGGCCCAGGAACTCGGGAATGGCGGCGCTGCGGATGGCGAGCGTGCGCGCTCGCGCAGCCGCGATGAATGCGGACATGA containing:
- the hutG gene encoding N-formylglutamate deformylase, with amino-acid sequence MSFTTTEPAFRFRQGTRPLLISMPHVGTYVPPALAARFTEEARHVPDTDWHLERLYDFADELGASVLVATHSRYVIDLNRPPDGASLYPGQSVTGLCPVDTFDDTPLYASSDDLPDDEEVAARREAIWRPYHQQLQAELDRLKAAHGTIALWDAHSIRSVLPRFFEGKLPDLNLGTGNGTSCDPALAATLLGIAESAPGYSGVLNGRFKGGHITRQYGNPAAGVHAVQLEMTQSSYMQEKLPFDCLPEVAAGVQPHVRRMIEAVLAFVESR
- a CDS encoding homocysteine S-methyltransferase family protein, with the translated sequence MKPLVYTRGQALAGILEKRIAILDGAMGTMIQRFKLTEEQYRGERFKDFERDVKGNNELLSLTRPDVIRDIHEGYLAAGADLIETNTFGATTIAQEDYKMAHLAREMNLESAKLARAACDKFSTPDKPRFVAGALGPTPKTASISPDVNDPGARNVDFEQLRAAYYEQTEALVEGGADVILVETIFDTLNAKAALFAVDEYFDNSGQRLPLIISGTVTDASGRILSGQTVTAFWHSVRHAQPLAVGLNCALGAALMRPYIQELAKVAGDTFISCYPNAGLPNPMSETGFDETPDVTSRLLHEFAAEGLVNIVGGCCGTTPDHIAAIGQAVAPVPGRLLNNSAGFYREAA
- a CDS encoding SH3 domain-containing protein, whose protein sequence is MNNKLSMRWVGIGALALALPLVATAQQAFTRGTVNMRAGPSGDYPLVARLAPGQPLDVIGCTGGYSWCDVVLPDGGRGWVWARSLDYAYQEQRVPLSTYAAVIGVPVVTFVIGNYWSNYYRDRPWYGERRWWGSRPPPPPAPGWRPPPPVRPAWQPKPWPGPGFKPAPGPGVRPQHAQGHRPPQPRPDFRPPSDPGFKPPRPQPAFRPGPPPGQPQMHPGGGGGGGRHGRGDGGGGGGGGGRHGGGGDGGGKGGGHGGGGGKGGGHGRPPRLASPRAQTAAACPTPLGWPVRRRRPSPQLSRQAVQVAALAR
- the icmH gene encoding type IVB secretion system protein IcmH/DotU, whose product is MPLLEEVKIAAEDQVERAEHELAEAARPPVPPEPILQGPQELARLSPQPDRLEAMRTAASPLFDAARPLLTALAGMAARLDVAQADAVYLRLKEEVALFQSVCNDAGIRYEVILGASYSLCTALDAAAADARVVGSNADDVETHPEATRSLAVHFHGDSNGGAKVFRLVGWLVNKPHAHLDLLELMLVILRLGFEGLYRYAAKGRRELENMQYRLHSMVSTCRTGGSPICLRTGERSNALSTSLAAPQFLHNR
- a CDS encoding MFS transporter, which encodes MFNCESGFLVHRKKHGQREAVELIADINHYTKLQSPKDKPKKEKNGDAQPGLGWMRTLFDHNEHFIELSNMGEEDRSLMVMLTGLFLGLLLFSVCAAIFISNGAGRDEWISYVIWILPAWALWPNYMLWPLQYAPNFFTLLRARYRFNRTTRKVYVLRPARYGGNVVLDWDRVQAHVNWCAPREMTHDDLRDPVARQARQDNRGGQFGICGLVLYWPPLDAADKERKGEEVLWVGPKLAGENLWQYIRTFMEEGMDAVPEPTEYEWLRKGFHSVGQHVEETVLGPSRVLDRLGGRAGEGGASIQTSFNFMLNAVWAPLHCLAERLCSWPMFPDEWNSDCGQKRRESGLGPEEPLRWTAR
- a CDS encoding MFS transporter, with product MFNCESGFLVHRKKHGQREAVELIADINHYTKLQSPKDKPKKEKNGDAQPGLGWMRTLFDHNEHFIELSNMGEEDRSLMFLVTVMLAIALGWTAPFMGVVLAGTKLFSSDWYFGIVVGGGSVLGFAVLLYFLWPQTFAPTYFTSLRARYRFNRTTRKVYVLRPARYGGNVVLDWDRVQAHVNWCAPREMTHDDLRDPVARQARQDNRGGQFGICGLVLYWPPLDPADKERAGEEVLWVGPKLAGENLWQYIRTFMEEGMDAVPEPTEYEWLRKGFHSVGQHVEETVLGPSRVLDRLGGRAGEGGASIQTSFNFMLNAVWAPLHCLAERLCSWPMFPDEWNSDCGQKRRESGLGPEEPLRWTAR